The following proteins come from a genomic window of Bos mutus isolate GX-2022 chromosome 23, NWIPB_WYAK_1.1, whole genome shotgun sequence:
- the GCLC gene encoding glutamate--cysteine ligase catalytic subunit isoform X1, protein MGLLSQGSPLSWEETQRHADHVRRHGILQFLHIYHAVKDRHKDVLKWGDEVEYMLVSFDHEKKKAQLVLSGEELLETLQEKGERTNPNHPTLWRPEYGSYMIEGTPGQPYGGTMSEFNTVEDNMRKRRKEATSLLGENQALCTITSFPRLGCPGFTLPEFKPNPVEGGASKSLFFPDEAINKHPRFSTLTRNIRHRRGEKVVINVPIFKDKNTPAPFIETFPEDEEATKASKPDHIYMDAMGFGMGNCCLQVTFQACSISEARYLYDQLATICPIVMALSAASPFYRGYVSDIDCRWGVISASVDDRTREERGLEPLKNNHYRISKSRYDSIDSYLSECGEKYNDIDLTKDKEIYEQLLQEGLDHLLAQHVAHLFIRDPLTLFEEKIHLDDANESDHFENIQSTNWQTMRFKPPPPNSDIGWRVEFRPMEVQLTDFENSAYVVFVVLLTRVILSYKLDFLIPLSKVDENMKVAQKRDAVLQELFYFRKDICKAGGNAVVDGCGKAAGRAEPAAEEYALMTIDTIINGKEGVFPGLIPVLNSYLESMEVDVDTRCSILNYLKLIKKRASGELMTVAKWMREFIAKHPDYKQDSVITDQMNYSLLLKCNQIANESCECPELLGPAFRKVRYSGSKTDSSA, encoded by the exons GTGGAGTACATGTTGGTGTCTTTtgatcatgaaaagaaaaaagcccaACTGGTCCTGTCTGGAGAGGAACTTCTTGAAACTCTgcaagaaaagggggaaaggacGAACCCAAA cCATCCGACCCTTTGGAGACCAGAATATGGGAGCTACATGATCGAGGGGACACCCGGGCAGCCGTACGGTGGGACCATGTCTGAATTCAACACAGTTGAGGACAACATGAGGAAACGGCGCAAAGAAGCCACATCTCTCCTGGGGGAAAACCAGGCCCTCTGCACGATCACTTCCTTTCCCAG ATTAGGCTGCCCTGGGTTCACGCTGCCCGAGTTCAAACCCAACCCGGTGGAAGGAGGAGCTTCCAAGTCCCTTTTCTTTCCTGATGAAGCCATCAACAAGCACCCGCGCTTCAG CACGCTCACCAGGAACATCCGGCACCGGAGGGGCGAGAAAGTGGTCATCAATGTGCCCA TCTTTAAGGACAAGAACACCCCAGCTCCATTTATAGAGACTTTCCCTGAGGACGAGGAGGCCACGAAGGCCTCTAAGCCCGACCACATTTACATGGACGCCATGGGCTTCGGGATGGGCAACTGCTGCCTACAG GTAACGTTCCAAGCCTGCAGCATATCTGAGGCCAGATACCTTTACGATCAGTTGGCTACCATCTGCCCAATTGTC ATGGCTTTGAGTGCTGCGTCGCCTTTTTACCGAGGCTACGTGTCAGACATTGATTGTCGCTGGGGCGTGATTTCCGCGTCTGTAGATGATAGAACTCGGGAGGAGAGAGGACTGGAG ccACTGAAGAACAACCACTATAGGATCAGTAAGTCCCGATACGATTCGATAGACAGTTACTTGTCTGAGTGTGGTGAGAAATACAATGACATTGACctgacaaaagacaaagaaatctaTGAACAGCTGTTGCAGGAAG GCCTCGACCACCTGCTGGCCCAGCACGTGGCGCATCTCTTCATCAGAGACCCGCTGACTCTGTTTGAAGAGAAAATCCACCTGGATGATGCCAACGAGTCCGACCACTTTGAG AATATTCAGTCCACAAATTGGCAGACAATGCGATTCAAGCCTCCTCCTCCAAACTCTGACATTGGGTGGAGAGTGGAATTCCGGCCCATGGAG GTTCAGCTGACAGACTTCGAGAACTCCGCGTATGTGGTGTTTGTGGTGCTGCTCACCAGGGTGATCCTGTCCTACAAACTGGACTTTCTCATCCCGCTGTCCAAG GTTGATGAGAACATGAAGGTCGCCCAGAAGCGAGATGCCGTCCTGCAGGAACTGTTTTATTTCAGGAAAGACATTTGCAAAG CAGGTGGCAATGCCGTGGTGGACGGCTGCGGCAAGGCCGCGGGCAGGGCGGAGCCAGCGGCGGAGGAGTACGCGCTCATGACCATCGACACCATCATCAACGGCAAG GAAGGCGTGTTCCCCGGGCTGATCCCCGTCCTGAACTCCTACCTGGAGAGCATGGAGGTGGACGTGGACACCAGGTGCAGCATTCTGAACTACCTGAAGCTCATCAAGAAGAGGGCGTCCG GAGAATTAATGACAGTTGCCAAATGGATGAGGGAGTTTATCGCAAAGCATCCCGACTACAAGCAGGACAGTGTAATAACTGACCAGATGAACTATAGCCTTCTTCTAAAGTGTAATCAAATCGCAAACGAATCGTGTGAGTGCCCAGAGTTACTCGGACCAGCGTTTAGGAAAGTCAGGTACAGTGGAAGTAAAACCGACTCTTCCGCTTAG
- the GCLC gene encoding glutamate--cysteine ligase catalytic subunit isoform X2 has product MGLLSQGSPLSWEETQRHADHVRRHGILQFLHIYHAVKDRHKDVLKWGDEVEYMLVSFDHEKKKAQLVLSGEELLETLQEKGERTNPNHPTLWRPEYGSYMIEGTPGQPYGGTMSEFNTVEDNMRKRRKEATSLLGENQALCTITSFPRLGCPGFTLPEFKPNPVEGGASKSLFFPDEAINKHPRFSTLTRNIRHRRGEKVVINVPIFKDKNTPAPFIETFPEDEEATKASKPDHIYMDAMGFGMGNCCLQVTFQACSISEARYLYDQLATICPIVMALSAASPFYRGYVSDIDCRWGVISASVDDRTREERGLEPLKNNHYRISKSRYDSIDSYLSECGEKYNDIDLTKDKEIYEQLLQEGLDHLLAQHVAHLFIRDPLTLFEEKIHLDDANESDHFENIQSTNWQTMRFKPPPPNSDIGWRVEFRPMEVQLTDFENSAYVVFVVLLTRVILSYKLDFLIPLSKVDENMKVAQKRDAVLQELFYFRKDICKGGNAVVDGCGKAAGRAEPAAEEYALMTIDTIINGKEGVFPGLIPVLNSYLESMEVDVDTRCSILNYLKLIKKRASGELMTVAKWMREFIAKHPDYKQDSVITDQMNYSLLLKCNQIANESCECPELLGPAFRKVRYSGSKTDSSA; this is encoded by the exons GTGGAGTACATGTTGGTGTCTTTtgatcatgaaaagaaaaaagcccaACTGGTCCTGTCTGGAGAGGAACTTCTTGAAACTCTgcaagaaaagggggaaaggacGAACCCAAA cCATCCGACCCTTTGGAGACCAGAATATGGGAGCTACATGATCGAGGGGACACCCGGGCAGCCGTACGGTGGGACCATGTCTGAATTCAACACAGTTGAGGACAACATGAGGAAACGGCGCAAAGAAGCCACATCTCTCCTGGGGGAAAACCAGGCCCTCTGCACGATCACTTCCTTTCCCAG ATTAGGCTGCCCTGGGTTCACGCTGCCCGAGTTCAAACCCAACCCGGTGGAAGGAGGAGCTTCCAAGTCCCTTTTCTTTCCTGATGAAGCCATCAACAAGCACCCGCGCTTCAG CACGCTCACCAGGAACATCCGGCACCGGAGGGGCGAGAAAGTGGTCATCAATGTGCCCA TCTTTAAGGACAAGAACACCCCAGCTCCATTTATAGAGACTTTCCCTGAGGACGAGGAGGCCACGAAGGCCTCTAAGCCCGACCACATTTACATGGACGCCATGGGCTTCGGGATGGGCAACTGCTGCCTACAG GTAACGTTCCAAGCCTGCAGCATATCTGAGGCCAGATACCTTTACGATCAGTTGGCTACCATCTGCCCAATTGTC ATGGCTTTGAGTGCTGCGTCGCCTTTTTACCGAGGCTACGTGTCAGACATTGATTGTCGCTGGGGCGTGATTTCCGCGTCTGTAGATGATAGAACTCGGGAGGAGAGAGGACTGGAG ccACTGAAGAACAACCACTATAGGATCAGTAAGTCCCGATACGATTCGATAGACAGTTACTTGTCTGAGTGTGGTGAGAAATACAATGACATTGACctgacaaaagacaaagaaatctaTGAACAGCTGTTGCAGGAAG GCCTCGACCACCTGCTGGCCCAGCACGTGGCGCATCTCTTCATCAGAGACCCGCTGACTCTGTTTGAAGAGAAAATCCACCTGGATGATGCCAACGAGTCCGACCACTTTGAG AATATTCAGTCCACAAATTGGCAGACAATGCGATTCAAGCCTCCTCCTCCAAACTCTGACATTGGGTGGAGAGTGGAATTCCGGCCCATGGAG GTTCAGCTGACAGACTTCGAGAACTCCGCGTATGTGGTGTTTGTGGTGCTGCTCACCAGGGTGATCCTGTCCTACAAACTGGACTTTCTCATCCCGCTGTCCAAG GTTGATGAGAACATGAAGGTCGCCCAGAAGCGAGATGCCGTCCTGCAGGAACTGTTTTATTTCAGGAAAGACATTTGCAAAG GTGGCAATGCCGTGGTGGACGGCTGCGGCAAGGCCGCGGGCAGGGCGGAGCCAGCGGCGGAGGAGTACGCGCTCATGACCATCGACACCATCATCAACGGCAAG GAAGGCGTGTTCCCCGGGCTGATCCCCGTCCTGAACTCCTACCTGGAGAGCATGGAGGTGGACGTGGACACCAGGTGCAGCATTCTGAACTACCTGAAGCTCATCAAGAAGAGGGCGTCCG GAGAATTAATGACAGTTGCCAAATGGATGAGGGAGTTTATCGCAAAGCATCCCGACTACAAGCAGGACAGTGTAATAACTGACCAGATGAACTATAGCCTTCTTCTAAAGTGTAATCAAATCGCAAACGAATCGTGTGAGTGCCCAGAGTTACTCGGACCAGCGTTTAGGAAAGTCAGGTACAGTGGAAGTAAAACCGACTCTTCCGCTTAG